From the genome of Chelonia mydas isolate rCheMyd1 chromosome 2, rCheMyd1.pri.v2, whole genome shotgun sequence, one region includes:
- the LOC119565453 gene encoding zinc finger protein 551, with amino-acid sequence MLLGSSGESVSQSLVATTAWEGQCDSLTPTRSLAGTVLGEQISGGRDLGGTNPLLVHQASHAGGRPYITCTKGGKSFRLKVSFGKQHRSCSRERPYQCTECARSFRCHLKFIRHYASHTGERPYKYTGCEQTYSRKWLLLNHRQVRVEERPFQCVVCGKSFQLKGSFLRHQWGHGKENPQDCMERGKDCSCLAELCAGQQLQARGRACQCAEVCSEAASAQWPASVLWGEAVPMHRLQEELQGQGQLPHASTEPQDWDALPACKVQGCLPRYDATTGSAEGRPDRAGFPRAKTGDRENTKEWDGD; translated from the coding sequence ATGCTGTTGGGAAGTTCAGGGGAAAGTGTTTCCCAGAGTCTGGTTGCTACAACAGCTTGGGAGGGTCAGTGCGACTCCCTAACGCCGACAAGGAGCCTGGCAGGCACTGTCTTGGGGGAGCAGATTTCAGGTGGAAGAGATTTGGGTGGCACCAACCCTCTCCTCGTCCATCAGGCAAGCCACGCGGGAGGGAGGCCGTATATCACGTGTACGAAGGGTGGGAAGAGCTTCCGGCTGAAAGTGAGCTTTGGGAAACAGCACAGGAGCTGTTCCAGAGAGAGACCTTATCAGTGCACCGAGTGTGCCAGGAGCTTCCGGTGCCATTTGAAGTTCATCCGACACTATGCAAGCCACACTGGGGAGAGGCCGTATAAATACACCGGCTGTGAGCAGACCTACAGCCGAAAGTGGCTCCTTCTGAATCACCGACAAGTCCGCGTGGAGGAGAGGCCGTTCCAGTGTGTAGTGTGTGGGAAGAGCTTCCAGCTGAAGGGGAGTTTCCTCAGACACCAGTGGGGCCATGGGAAGGAGAATCCCCAGGACTGCATGGAGCGTGGCAAGGACTGTAGCTGCCTCGCCGAGCTCTGTGCGGGCCAGCAGCTCCAGGCCAGAGGGAGGGCCTGCCAGTGTGCTGAGGTCTGCTCAGAAGCAGCGTCTGCCCAATGGCCAGCGAGCGTGctctggggagaggctgttccAATGCACCGTCTGCAAGAAGAGCTACAAGGTCAGGGCCAGCTTCCACATGCGTCTACAGAGCCACAAGACTGGGACGCCCTGCCAGCGTGCAAAGTGCAGGGCTGTCTTCCCAGGTACGATGCCACCACAGGATCAGCAGAGGGCAGACCAGACAGAGCAGGCTTCCCCAGGGCGAAGACTGGAGACCGGGAAAACACCAAGGAGTGGGATGGGGACTAG